Proteins encoded together in one Vibrio lentus window:
- a CDS encoding response regulator transcription factor, which yields MKKKLRMLLVEDDVFTSRLIKTYFEERGFIVEQSFDIGSALFKSTPDSFDIAIVDIHLPSGSSLLVMDKIKSLIRCPIVVSTSDLKEDVELKSLSLGVVDEYVVKSRGLEVLLQRTMRILQQNEKQTSNVDVVSSNNNSIKVGPFELHYSINQISWMGNVLKLSNQEVKIINYLMLNANSLVSKDEFYHVVYGFEYDGANRSFDLLMSRLRRKLADKKIPFNIVTIAGRGHVLRIDDL from the coding sequence ATGAAAAAGAAATTAAGGATGTTACTTGTTGAAGACGATGTTTTTACATCTCGGCTGATTAAAACATATTTTGAGGAGAGAGGGTTCATAGTAGAGCAATCATTCGACATTGGTAGTGCTTTGTTTAAGTCAACGCCTGATTCTTTTGATATTGCCATAGTTGACATACATTTACCTTCGGGGTCGAGTTTGCTTGTAATGGATAAGATAAAGTCGTTGATAAGATGTCCTATTGTGGTCAGTACATCAGATTTAAAAGAAGACGTTGAATTAAAAAGTTTGTCGCTTGGCGTAGTCGATGAGTATGTTGTTAAATCGCGTGGGTTGGAAGTACTATTACAACGTACAATGCGTATTCTACAACAGAATGAAAAACAAACTTCAAATGTGGACGTTGTAAGTTCGAATAACAATAGTATAAAGGTCGGGCCGTTTGAGCTACATTATTCTATCAACCAAATAAGCTGGATGGGTAATGTATTAAAGTTATCTAATCAAGAGGTTAAAATCATTAATTACTTGATGTTGAATGCTAATTCATTAGTCAGTAAAGATGAATTTTATCACGTTGTTTATGGATTTGAATATGACGGTGCGAATCGTAGCTTCGATTTACTAATGTCTCGATTGCGTCGTAAGCTTGCCGATAAGAAAATCCCTTTTAATATTGTCACTATTGCGGGGCGTGGTCATGTATTAAGGATCGACGATTTATGA
- a CDS encoding response regulator: protein MKRVSIRRLFVVLASLAVLGVLVVVSLIYVNNINVNRHKNAVSVTENLVVGMSVKFKGYELWNHFLDSTKDVKPKVLSQLNDELKSDAHKVLSNYADLMKNDLTPFDHARLHRMNDEVLNRWHLIATAINVYPNVPNSLFLRINRSSELIQIDASEIYNQNFKRVFNIQEKQQKLYKLIVSSLVLFLFISLFMIFIFYRYIVIPFYKVQLYISKNDSFYMSKIKKVDTIFIELYSIFKSLSSVSTDFYLLYRSMTRNLDVKSKFLNVVSHDLRTPLGVIIGNLELVKEDRLIKGDDMRLHDSYLSANALKRILDSSMLLSSIQQSTSSKLVPVKLPLVVDTLSSILSSDLEHKNVTLQFFYSKDLPLELMLINHNSTQLLLNIIDNAIKACSTGDIVKVRFKICSDQLVISVFDSGVGLEKSELPILMLPFKQGKTSSGSIGLGSYITTMLIKSMKGSYGISSRRGTGTLFVMRFPFVSIKTAEKFGELYSLEAPLRKLYLKGNYIVKRKRHGQVFNILHSVELKDTGVSSEKEQPMTSSLRALLVEDFPLNRDLFLRIAKLIKLDVSTTPNGQSALKILGEDKFDVIFMDLQLPDVNGIEVTQKLRERGDDTVVVALTASIDPNIKKACIESGMNYFLTKPFAIDKLSDVLRKIEYAKNKSRDF from the coding sequence ATGAAGAGAGTTTCAATTCGTCGATTGTTTGTTGTTTTGGCGTCGTTGGCAGTGCTTGGAGTTTTAGTTGTTGTTAGTTTGATATATGTAAATAACATCAATGTCAATCGTCACAAGAATGCAGTTTCTGTTACGGAAAATCTGGTTGTTGGCATGTCGGTGAAGTTCAAAGGTTATGAACTTTGGAATCATTTTCTTGACAGTACTAAAGACGTCAAGCCAAAAGTGCTAAGCCAACTGAATGACGAATTAAAGTCTGATGCACATAAAGTTCTAAGTAATTATGCTGATCTCATGAAAAATGATTTAACACCTTTCGACCATGCGAGGTTGCACCGCATGAACGATGAAGTATTGAATCGATGGCATTTGATCGCAACTGCAATTAATGTCTATCCTAACGTGCCAAATTCATTGTTTTTAAGGATTAATCGAAGTTCTGAGTTAATCCAGATTGATGCAAGCGAGATTTATAACCAGAATTTCAAGAGAGTCTTTAATATTCAAGAAAAGCAGCAAAAATTATATAAGCTAATTGTGAGTTCGCTTGTGTTATTCCTTTTTATTAGCTTGTTTATGATCTTTATATTTTACAGGTATATTGTCATCCCTTTTTATAAAGTTCAATTGTATATTTCGAAAAATGATTCTTTTTACATGTCGAAGATAAAAAAAGTAGATACGATTTTTATAGAGCTTTATTCGATATTTAAGTCCCTGTCATCAGTCAGCACTGATTTTTATCTTTTGTATAGATCTATGACAAGGAACTTAGATGTTAAAAGTAAGTTTCTTAATGTTGTTAGTCATGATTTAAGAACACCTTTAGGTGTTATTATTGGGAATTTAGAATTGGTTAAAGAGGATCGTTTAATTAAGGGCGATGACATGCGATTACATGACTCTTACTTAAGCGCCAATGCTCTGAAACGAATTCTTGACTCCAGTATGCTTTTGAGTTCCATTCAACAGTCAACAAGTAGCAAGTTAGTTCCTGTTAAATTACCATTAGTTGTCGATACCCTTTCCTCAATATTGTCTTCTGATTTAGAGCACAAAAATGTAACATTGCAATTTTTTTATAGTAAAGACCTGCCTTTAGAGCTTATGTTAATTAACCATAACTCAACTCAGTTGTTGCTCAACATTATTGATAATGCAATAAAAGCCTGTAGTACTGGTGATATTGTAAAAGTTCGCTTTAAGATATGTTCCGACCAGTTAGTGATTTCTGTGTTTGATTCTGGTGTAGGTTTAGAGAAGAGTGAGTTGCCAATTTTGATGTTGCCATTTAAGCAAGGTAAAACCTCAAGTGGAAGTATTGGATTGGGCTCTTATATTACTACGATGTTGATTAAGTCGATGAAGGGCAGTTATGGTATTTCGAGTCGGCGTGGTACAGGTACATTGTTTGTTATGAGATTTCCGTTTGTTTCGATAAAAACTGCCGAAAAATTCGGTGAACTTTATTCGTTAGAAGCACCTTTGCGAAAGCTGTATTTAAAAGGTAACTATATCGTTAAACGCAAACGTCATGGGCAGGTATTTAATATCCTGCACTCGGTTGAGCTGAAAGATACAGGTGTTAGTAGTGAAAAAGAACAACCGATGACTTCTTCTTTAAGAGCGCTACTTGTTGAAGATTTCCCATTGAACCGAGATTTGTTTTTACGTATAGCGAAGTTAATTAAACTCGATGTGTCAACTACTCCAAATGGACAAAGCGCTTTAAAAATTTTGGGTGAAGATAAGTTTGATGTCATATTTATGGATTTACAGTTGCCTGATGTCAACGGAATTGAAGTGACGCAAAAACTCCGCGAGCGAGGAGATGATACTGTGGTAGTAGCATTGACTGCTTCTATTGATCCCAATATCAAGAAGGCTTGTATTGAGTCTGGGATGAATTACTTTTTAACAAAGCCCTTTGCTATTGATAAATTGTCGGACGTGTTACGTAAAATTGAATATGCGAAAAATAAGTCTCGTGATTTCTAG
- a CDS encoding EAL domain-containing protein, whose translation MKLRQINITQRLIISNLLSLLIVSLAVIMVIRSLYYVESTLKTETSTHVSELIVNSEISRRVFTLTSRVKLLEQTFLFSETTLSEEAFNVDFQLQRLRDLSTNEGFSQKIDAFINNFHRFLGSSLALNRIFKQTNQIDAALADQLNQLEFAIADSKLRHLDQPNFIRYNNKLDLINMLRESFLTSGKMVGDIHSRITPETEKVLLIEVEKELDIFLLHLENVDIETPAVITEKKRISRTVKRYNAALKRIRANLEQRWLVMASLLAAQSDLLEMVENTELRVQTQALELTDQLEKEIGLSRLNAIIMSFFAIVLSMLLVNHVVRHHIRQPLNALRHGFDRLESGSLKNPINLGRNDEWSHLEKAYNNMASRLSEAYLDLTEEKKNFDFLAHHDPLTNLANRLLATKQLDKEIERSSENNAPFLLFYLDIDEFKTINDSLGHAPGDNLLVNVSDILSKLVGDKGFVARMGGDEFLVMYSNVGLDEGEPIADRLNQALRKPYYIDDNSIFVSASIGVCEYPTHGLDRETLIRNADTAMYHAKRNGRDQYRVYADEMTHAVNDLIETNMGLHQAIANDELEVYFQPKVDLNSQDIIGAEALIRWRHPKLGLLPPVDFLEVAERSDLIIDIDKWVFKKVANLITEWQRAGLDLQGVIFSINFSARMFYMTDLAEQLQVILDETDCQPHQLLLEITERDMMRDFETCSRTIEVLHSKGYKIAIDDFGTGYSSLSVLKNLSADCVKLDRSFIEDINSSKVDYEITCAVLKLAQILDFSVIAEGLETQNHVETLRQIGCKYAQGYFFARPLPIDDWVSYFLLHSEQTPKEA comes from the coding sequence ATGAAATTACGTCAGATAAACATCACCCAACGACTCATTATTTCGAACCTTTTATCGTTATTGATCGTCAGCCTCGCCGTCATCATGGTGATTCGGTCGCTCTATTACGTAGAATCGACGCTCAAAACCGAAACCTCTACACACGTTTCAGAGTTGATAGTGAACTCCGAGATCAGCCGTCGAGTGTTCACTTTGACGTCTCGAGTGAAACTGCTTGAACAAACCTTCTTGTTCAGCGAAACCACCTTGTCTGAAGAAGCGTTTAACGTGGATTTCCAACTGCAACGCCTAAGAGATTTGTCGACCAATGAAGGGTTCTCACAAAAAATTGATGCCTTTATTAATAACTTCCACCGATTCTTGGGTAGCTCACTGGCACTGAATAGAATCTTTAAGCAAACAAATCAAATCGATGCAGCCTTAGCCGATCAACTGAATCAGCTCGAATTTGCGATAGCTGATAGTAAACTTAGGCACTTGGACCAACCTAACTTTATCCGTTATAACAATAAATTAGACCTTATCAACATGTTGAGAGAGTCTTTTCTAACTTCAGGAAAAATGGTAGGCGACATACACAGTCGTATCACTCCAGAAACCGAGAAAGTACTGCTTATCGAAGTCGAGAAAGAACTCGATATCTTTTTGCTTCACTTAGAAAACGTTGATATAGAAACACCCGCGGTTATCACCGAGAAGAAGCGAATCAGCCGAACGGTTAAACGATACAACGCCGCTTTGAAACGTATTCGCGCTAACCTCGAACAGCGTTGGTTAGTGATGGCGTCACTCTTAGCAGCACAAAGTGACTTGTTAGAGATGGTAGAAAACACCGAGTTACGTGTCCAAACCCAAGCCTTAGAGTTAACCGACCAACTTGAAAAAGAGATCGGTTTATCAAGGTTAAACGCCATTATCATGAGCTTTTTCGCGATTGTATTGTCGATGCTGTTGGTCAACCACGTGGTTAGACACCACATTAGACAACCCCTCAACGCGCTAAGGCATGGCTTCGACCGTTTAGAATCCGGTAGCCTCAAAAACCCAATCAATTTGGGCAGAAATGACGAATGGTCTCACTTAGAAAAAGCCTATAACAACATGGCATCGAGACTGTCTGAAGCCTATTTGGATCTCACGGAGGAAAAGAAGAACTTCGACTTCCTTGCCCATCATGATCCGCTAACCAACTTAGCGAATCGACTATTAGCAACCAAGCAGTTAGACAAAGAAATCGAGCGTTCAAGTGAGAACAACGCACCTTTCTTATTGTTTTATCTCGATATTGACGAATTTAAGACCATCAATGACTCGTTAGGCCACGCGCCAGGCGACAACCTATTGGTTAACGTCTCTGACATTCTGAGTAAGCTGGTCGGAGACAAAGGCTTTGTTGCTCGAATGGGCGGAGATGAATTCTTGGTCATGTATTCAAACGTTGGTTTGGATGAGGGCGAGCCAATCGCTGACCGCTTGAACCAAGCATTGAGAAAACCCTATTACATTGATGACAACTCTATCTTCGTGTCAGCAAGTATCGGCGTGTGTGAGTACCCGACTCACGGTTTGGATCGTGAAACCTTAATTCGAAACGCGGATACCGCCATGTACCACGCCAAACGTAATGGTAGAGACCAATACAGAGTTTATGCTGACGAAATGACCCATGCGGTCAATGACTTAATCGAAACCAATATGGGGCTTCATCAAGCAATCGCCAATGACGAACTGGAAGTCTACTTCCAACCCAAGGTGGATTTAAACTCACAAGATATCATTGGAGCCGAGGCTTTAATTCGATGGAGACATCCCAAGTTAGGGCTACTACCACCGGTTGATTTTCTTGAAGTCGCCGAGAGAAGTGACTTGATCATCGACATTGATAAGTGGGTATTTAAGAAAGTCGCCAACCTGATCACCGAATGGCAGCGTGCGGGCTTAGACCTTCAAGGTGTGATTTTCTCCATCAACTTCTCAGCTAGGATGTTCTACATGACCGACCTCGCTGAACAACTGCAAGTGATACTCGACGAAACCGATTGTCAGCCACATCAGTTGCTACTGGAAATCACTGAAAGAGACATGATGCGAGATTTCGAGACATGCTCAAGGACTATAGAAGTGCTTCATTCGAAGGGGTATAAGATCGCGATTGATGATTTTGGTACGGGTTATTCTTCATTGTCAGTGTTGAAAAATCTGTCTGCTGATTGCGTCAAGTTAGACCGAAGCTTTATTGAAGACATTAACTCGTCGAAGGTCGACTACGAGATCACTTGCGCGGTACTCAAACTCGCGCAAATACTGGATTTTTCAGTTATAGCAGAAGGTTTGGAAACTCAAAACCACGTAGAGACCCTGCGTCAGATAGGTTGTAAATATGCTCAAGGCTATTTCTTCGCAAGACCGTTGCCGATTGATGATTGGGTGTCTTACTTCTTGCTCCACTCAGAACAGACGCCAAAAGAGGCATAA
- a CDS encoding substrate-binding domain-containing protein → MNKRLNFASLLLATTCYSQSFAGNHEDDFFQYAEEKVMRAVSNQRTWDGPMQGPTVRHEKNVIFVASDLRNGGVYGVGKGISEAISNINWHLRFIDGLGSEVRQGAAIRKAIGFEPDAIVLGGIDAVRHKTILKKAEDLGIVVIGWHATELVGGNPDIGLYTNITTDPLDVAEIAALLAIVNSNGRAKTVVFTDPNYEIAMIKANAMVNTIKRCDTCDVLELNYLPLEKIAEQMPATLKMLEKKYDEKITHILAINDLYIDYAIPSLESNLEEYRLIPQNISAGDGSKAAYKRINSGQFQLATVPEPLYLQGWQIVDELNRAFNDMPPSGYSAPVHLVTPDNVEELISQEDKGIYDPKNGYREAYLRIWKPQ, encoded by the coding sequence ATGAATAAGAGATTAAATTTTGCGAGTTTGTTGCTCGCTACTACTTGCTACTCTCAGAGTTTTGCGGGTAATCATGAAGACGATTTCTTCCAATATGCTGAAGAAAAAGTGATGCGAGCGGTTTCCAACCAGAGAACTTGGGATGGCCCAATGCAAGGTCCTACGGTGCGTCATGAAAAAAACGTTATTTTTGTCGCGTCTGACTTGCGCAATGGTGGCGTGTATGGTGTAGGAAAAGGCATATCTGAAGCCATTTCTAACATTAATTGGCACCTTAGGTTCATCGATGGCTTAGGCTCAGAAGTACGCCAAGGTGCGGCGATCAGAAAAGCGATTGGCTTTGAACCCGATGCCATTGTTCTAGGCGGTATCGACGCAGTTCGACACAAAACCATCTTGAAAAAAGCTGAAGATCTAGGGATCGTTGTTATTGGTTGGCACGCCACTGAACTCGTCGGTGGAAACCCAGATATTGGCTTATACACCAATATCACAACCGACCCTCTTGATGTAGCCGAAATAGCGGCCCTACTCGCTATAGTCAACTCAAATGGCCGTGCCAAAACCGTGGTGTTCACCGACCCTAATTATGAAATAGCGATGATCAAAGCCAACGCTATGGTCAACACGATTAAACGCTGTGACACATGCGATGTTCTTGAACTGAACTACCTGCCGCTAGAAAAAATCGCCGAACAAATGCCTGCAACATTAAAAATGTTAGAGAAGAAATACGACGAAAAAATCACGCATATACTAGCGATTAACGATCTATACATTGATTACGCTATCCCTTCTCTAGAGTCTAATCTCGAGGAGTACAGACTGATTCCACAAAACATTTCCGCAGGTGACGGAAGTAAAGCCGCATACAAACGAATAAACAGCGGCCAGTTCCAATTGGCTACTGTCCCTGAACCTCTTTATTTACAAGGCTGGCAAATTGTCGACGAGCTCAACCGAGCGTTTAACGACATGCCACCGAGTGGCTACTCTGCCCCTGTTCATCTCGTCACGCCTGATAATGTTGAAGAGCTAATAAGCCAAGAAGACAAAGGTATTTACGACCCTAAAAACGGTTACCGTGAAGCGTATCTGAGAATTTGGAAGCCACAATGA
- a CDS encoding substrate-binding domain-containing protein, translating to MPGQIYKNVLPTLLAACFCLPLYVNADGVRSEADVKKLEKFQETVSGEPISLTPMSVEKPVRIALIYPSADISDFWTRNYTALKERLIALELPFEIKEFTSRQIEHSLQTQYTDQVLNSEMPYDFVIFGPSELGIQAGNIQKLSASTEFKTFIWAFHTPNEQWKHQPDSWFDFSSAMGAEVLCDHVVQELGNEVEFSANRGIPGITDTQRSQGFIDCVEEKGDWLTVYEHFGQYQKIGGADGIRLVLGNFPEVTMVHNANTAMTMGAVDALNKADMLSDVYVTGWGGTAKEIEKIRSDELDATPMRMSDDLGVATAEAIKFHLEEREAEVPLVYLGRINVVHNKMTDEQLNQLTREAFRYSGKN from the coding sequence ATGCCGGGTCAAATTTATAAAAATGTTTTACCAACCCTACTGGCAGCGTGTTTTTGCCTCCCTTTGTACGTCAATGCTGACGGGGTAAGGTCGGAGGCTGATGTAAAGAAACTTGAAAAATTTCAAGAGACTGTGAGTGGCGAGCCGATCTCGCTAACTCCAATGTCGGTAGAAAAACCGGTCAGAATTGCCCTAATTTACCCAAGTGCAGATATTTCTGACTTTTGGACGCGAAATTACACGGCGTTGAAGGAAAGATTGATCGCTTTAGAGCTACCATTCGAAATTAAAGAGTTTACTTCGAGACAAATTGAGCACTCTTTGCAGACTCAATACACCGATCAAGTGCTAAATTCTGAAATGCCCTATGACTTCGTGATCTTTGGTCCTTCAGAACTGGGCATACAAGCTGGAAACATCCAGAAACTGTCTGCATCAACAGAGTTCAAAACCTTTATTTGGGCTTTTCACACACCCAATGAGCAATGGAAACATCAACCAGACAGTTGGTTTGATTTCTCAAGTGCAATGGGTGCGGAAGTCTTGTGTGACCATGTGGTGCAAGAGTTAGGGAATGAGGTCGAGTTTTCTGCCAATAGAGGAATTCCGGGAATCACTGATACGCAGCGTTCACAGGGTTTCATCGATTGTGTAGAAGAGAAAGGTGACTGGTTAACGGTATATGAGCACTTCGGACAGTATCAAAAGATAGGTGGCGCTGATGGAATTCGCTTAGTGTTAGGTAACTTTCCTGAGGTGACCATGGTTCACAATGCCAATACGGCGATGACCATGGGTGCCGTAGACGCTTTAAACAAAGCTGATATGTTATCTGACGTTTATGTAACAGGTTGGGGCGGTACTGCAAAAGAGATAGAAAAGATTCGTTCTGACGAGTTAGATGCGACACCAATGAGAATGAGTGATGACCTTGGCGTGGCAACGGCAGAAGCCATTAAGTTTCATTTGGAAGAGAGAGAAGCGGAAGTTCCGTTGGTTTATTTGGGCCGTATCAACGTTGTGCATAATAAAATGACGGATGAGCAATTGAATCAGCTAACCAGAGAAGCGTTTCGCTACTCGGGTAAGAATTAG
- a CDS encoding alkaline phosphatase family protein has translation MQYTKLSGLTLALLCAFPTSAAEKPDLVLQITVDGLRADLIERYKHNFGEGGFRYLMDDGTYYTNANYQHGNTETIVGHVSLATGAPPSVHGMVGNVWYDRSEERLVYNVEDGNYKMLTSGAGVDKATEIDPTQKTAQGDGRSPEPILATTFGDELMISNSGKSKVFGVSVKDRGAISLAGHSGKAFWFSKAQSEFVTSNYYYDEYPAWVSRWNEKEIAAQYSKQKWELSLPRENYTLQEHNTDHKVKLGDFQRTFPHPYGPSSYKYYSTTLTVSPAGDEITENFASTLLMQEKLGQGEVTDYLSVSFSSNDYVVHLYGPESLETEDNLIRLDKTIAKLLKTVDNQVGLENTLIVLSADHGVPESSPAANALGFNQAQYFNKDTLLSSGVEKRLKDEFGLSKDAIRLYAQPYIYLNHDLIAEKKLDLAKVQEAIADEIAKIKGVAFAVSSSDIAANRVPDTHVMQLIKNNYHPARSGDVYVVFAPRSYINDMEGLQIASTHGSPWKYDTHVPVIFAGYDVDAKKVSRPVTPYDIAPTLSNKLGITQPSGSIGQVLEEIAE, from the coding sequence ATGCAATACACCAAGCTTTCAGGGCTTACACTTGCGTTACTCTGCGCCTTTCCAACCTCAGCCGCAGAGAAGCCAGACCTAGTCTTACAAATCACGGTAGATGGCCTACGAGCAGATCTTATCGAGCGATATAAGCACAACTTCGGTGAAGGTGGTTTTCGCTACTTAATGGATGACGGTACCTACTACACCAATGCGAACTACCAGCACGGCAACACAGAAACCATTGTCGGTCACGTATCGCTTGCAACAGGTGCTCCACCGAGTGTTCATGGCATGGTAGGGAATGTTTGGTATGACCGCAGTGAAGAACGTTTGGTCTATAACGTAGAAGACGGCAACTACAAAATGCTGACTTCAGGCGCGGGTGTCGACAAAGCAACCGAGATCGATCCAACCCAAAAGACAGCACAAGGCGATGGTCGCTCTCCAGAGCCTATACTTGCTACCACCTTTGGTGATGAACTGATGATTTCCAATAGCGGAAAATCCAAAGTCTTCGGTGTCTCAGTAAAAGATCGAGGCGCGATCTCCCTTGCCGGACACAGTGGCAAAGCGTTCTGGTTCTCGAAAGCACAGTCTGAGTTTGTTACCAGCAATTATTACTATGACGAATATCCAGCTTGGGTATCTCGTTGGAATGAAAAAGAAATTGCAGCCCAATACTCTAAGCAAAAGTGGGAGTTATCATTACCACGTGAAAACTACACCCTGCAAGAACACAACACGGACCACAAGGTTAAATTAGGCGATTTCCAACGCACTTTCCCTCACCCATACGGCCCATCAAGCTACAAATACTACAGCACAACATTAACCGTCAGCCCAGCTGGCGATGAGATTACAGAGAACTTTGCAAGCACGCTGTTGATGCAAGAGAAGTTAGGCCAAGGCGAAGTCACCGATTACCTATCAGTAAGTTTCTCATCCAACGACTATGTGGTTCACCTCTACGGGCCTGAAAGCTTAGAGACCGAAGACAACCTAATTCGACTTGATAAGACGATCGCTAAGCTTCTTAAAACCGTCGATAACCAAGTTGGCCTTGAGAACACGTTAATTGTATTGTCTGCCGATCACGGTGTACCTGAATCTTCACCTGCGGCAAATGCTCTGGGTTTCAATCAAGCTCAGTACTTCAATAAAGATACGTTGCTGTCGAGTGGCGTAGAGAAACGATTGAAGGATGAGTTTGGTTTATCCAAAGACGCAATACGCTTGTATGCACAGCCTTATATTTATCTGAATCACGATTTAATCGCGGAGAAGAAACTTGACCTGGCTAAGGTACAAGAAGCGATTGCTGATGAGATTGCAAAAATAAAAGGCGTTGCGTTTGCCGTATCAAGCAGTGATATCGCGGCAAACCGAGTCCCTGATACTCATGTAATGCAGCTTATTAAGAACAACTACCACCCTGCTCGTTCTGGCGATGTGTACGTGGTATTTGCTCCACGTAGCTACATTAACGACATGGAAGGCCTTCAAATTGCCTCGACTCATGGTTCACCTTGGAAATACGATACACATGTACCGGTTATTTTCGCAGGCTATGATGTGGATGCTAAAAAGGTTTCACGTCCAGTCACGCCATACGACATTGCCCCGACACTTTCGAACAAATTGGGGATCACTCAACCAAGTGGTTCAATTGGACAAGTGCTAGAAGAGATCGCTGAATAA
- a CDS encoding formylglycine-generating enzyme family protein — protein sequence MKFFNYKHLAAVSSVTMTIFLSGCASVPTHPIAQQIDQEMVLVEGGTFTMGSNLPEASKAERPARDITVDSFYIAKFEVTQELFESVMGSSLSYFQNPQVPVNNLSWQQANYFVEQLNELTGEEYRLPTEAEWEFAAKGGNKSKGYTYSGSNNLDDVAWYSANSKNSAHPVGLKKPNELGLYDVTGNVGEFVIDAFDDTFYRFGPTDNPNNAKHSDVGLSHKSVRGGSFAYDEDESESYRRDFASQSITMSDMGLRLVKDAD from the coding sequence ATGAAATTTTTCAATTACAAACATTTAGCAGCAGTTAGCAGCGTCACCATGACTATTTTCCTGAGCGGCTGTGCAAGCGTGCCTACACACCCTATTGCCCAACAAATCGACCAAGAGATGGTGTTGGTTGAAGGCGGTACATTCACCATGGGTTCAAACCTCCCTGAAGCAAGCAAAGCCGAGCGACCTGCACGAGATATAACTGTAGATAGTTTCTACATCGCGAAGTTTGAGGTGACTCAAGAATTGTTCGAATCGGTGATGGGTTCATCTCTCAGTTATTTCCAAAACCCGCAAGTTCCGGTCAATAACCTAAGCTGGCAACAAGCGAACTATTTCGTTGAACAGCTGAATGAACTAACAGGCGAAGAATACCGCCTGCCGACTGAAGCTGAATGGGAATTTGCAGCGAAGGGTGGCAACAAAAGCAAAGGCTATACTTACAGTGGTTCCAACAACTTAGATGATGTTGCGTGGTACTCAGCAAATTCAAAAAATAGCGCGCATCCTGTCGGGCTAAAGAAGCCAAATGAACTAGGCTTATATGACGTGACAGGAAACGTTGGTGAGTTTGTCATTGATGCTTTCGATGACACCTTCTACAGATTCGGTCCAACAGACAATCCAAACAATGCTAAACACAGTGACGTTGGTTTATCACACAAATCAGTGCGCGGTGGCAGCTTTGCTTATGACGAAGATGAATCTGAAAGTTACCGTCGTGATTTCGCAAGCCAATCGATCACTATGTCAGACATGGGTCTGCGCCTAGTAAAAGATGCAGACTAA